TGTTCAAATTCCCTATATTCAAAATAGCGAAAAATCCAGCCAATCTACTTAGATATGCTAAATTAATCCCTCTTAATAAATCAATGAAACATTGGGTCAAAATTGATTTTTAATAATCAAGACCCATCCAAATAGATCAAGCTAAATAACATAAAAACAATAGTCAGCAAATGAAACAATGAGGTCTTGATATTTAAGCAAAACAGAGTATAGGAAATGAGAAACGAACCTCAAAATGAATCAAAAAATTAATTATAAGGTTAATTTGAACTCAGAAATATGACGAACCGCAAACGGAATTTGAATCGGCACCGGGGACTCATGAACGACGACTGGAAAAGCTCTGGATTCCAAACTCGAATCTGATACTCAAACGAACCTCTTAATCACAGTGAAATTCGACATTGGAGAGGAGATCactgatttttttttattctttttttataaTATTTGGAGTTGAAGACAATTGAAAATTTAATGAAAAACTCAAAAATTTCTAATCTCTGAAACTATCACTAAGATGTAaagtaatttttttatatatcaaAAGCTAAATGGAAATCAACCGAGAAAAGATGGAAATCATAAACCCAAAACACCCTCGTATTTGCTTTGTTTCTGTGTACTGttcatgtgtgtgtgtgtgtagtcGTGGTGGTGAGGGAACTCGGCGATAGTAAGTTGTGGTGGTGTGTTCGGCGGTTGCGTTAGGAGTATGGCTAGCGGCTGCTTAGTGTGGAGAAGAGGGAGATGTAGTTTTCGCCGGTTTGGTGAGAGGTCCAGAAGCAGCAGTGGCTATGGAGGGGTTCTTGGTGCAGCTGGTCCAGCGGCTATAAGGGTTCAGAGGTGATGAGGGGTCTGCGGTTGTTGGAGCTCTAGGCGGGCTCGTCTAAAAATGGAGGGACGGCTAGAGATTTTTAGGTGTCTCTGTGATTAGGGTTCAGCTAGGGGTGTTGTTTGGTGGTCTTAGGGGTGTTCAAGGGCTGAAGCgttaagaagaagaagagggaacGACGGTCTTGTTGGTGTGGGGGTCATTTCTAGAGTGTATGTctaaggaagaagaagatgaaagggTCTAGTGTTTTATGTATTAGGGTAAGATAAAATATGGGCCTAGGCTTGAATTGGGCTCTAAATCTATCAAATTGGACTAAGAAAAGGCTGAAAATTTAATTTACTTCTAAAAATACTTATAAGAAGATATAAAATAACTCTTAATTGATTTTAATAAACtgttatatttaaaataaaactaaaaattaaagttgaaactagttttgatattttcaaggattatattaaaataaaataggttcaaagtaatatatccttctaaaaatatctaatacatgaattaaatagagaaatatggaactatttttgtaattttcaattttttgatcttaaaataaagtaaaagagtcaaaactagttaaaatggCGATATTTAGagttaaactaaatatttaaaactaaaatatataaaatctagGGGGggatcaaaaattacatgtctacggTGTTTAAGTCGAAGTCTTTGTGGAAGGTAAGTAATGCGTAATTCTCCTCCCTTTCGTTTTTCATTTGTTACTTTTACGTGATAAAATAAAATAGGGTTAGCTAGCATTTTCCTCCTAGTGTACAGTACACGTTAAAGGCCCACGTTTGGATTTTTCTCATAGAAAGAGATGCGTAAAAGGCCTATTAGATGAGCCCCGAGATTGATATTGGCATTGTTACACAAATAGTCGACATGATTTAATGTTTATATTTTTTAGTcgatatacataaattatatatagttatatatatatatatatatatatatatattatatatatatattatataaattatgtaaatattatatatctaccggctatttttagtttaacaGATTAGGTAGACGTCTATTTGAGTTAAAAATCGACTAAACCTATCGAACCGAACCGTAACGAACCAATTGTTAggtttattttaatataaatttataaccgtaccgaataaatttatatacgaaaaatatattttatgtaCTAAGTTTAAAACAAATAAAGCATTAAAAAAATTTCTTGGGTCTTGGATTAATATCCAAAATCCCAACTTTCAAATATATTTTACTACTCATATCGAAACTAAATTAGTTATAACATCTTGAGTAGCAAGTCACTAGGTATTCCAACGATCTTCAGTGACAAGCCACAAGATATTGGGTATCTTTCCTCTCGTATGATTAATATTTCTCTTGTTGGATACTAATCTTTTAATTAACTCTATTTTTGAGTTCCAACTTTATTAGTATCTTTCCACTCGTATGATTTATATTTTTCTTATCTTTACTTAATTTATTTTATGCTACCATAGAATAGTGGGATGAATCTCTATTCTGGACATCTTTTATGTTCCTTTGATCATCACctttaaaatagtaaaaatatctAGAGAGTTTTGCCACCAAAGTCCTATGCAAGTACACATTATCGCATTCTAACTTAGACTAGCGACTCTTGCATGACATTTTTAAAAAACTACCGAAAAATTAACCAAACCGTACCGATATCGAAGAGAGACCGAGATAattgggacggtttcgaaaaaatttaatttggttaAACAAAATGAAATAACCGAAAATTTAACataatataaattttataaaataaccgacgGGACCGAACCATTAACCCCTATTGCATACCAATGCTTTCCAAAACTTATCCTTTTAACTATGCCTAGAATGCTTGTTAAATTAATTTAATCTAGACCTTTATAAGTAACATTGTACAAGTGCCACTCATAATCATGCGcaaaccaatttttttttttgccaaaatttTCTTCTTGAAGAAATATCACGATGTGTAGTACAGTATATATGTTAGTGTCAAGTTATTTGATCAATCATAACAAGATGTGGTCATTTGTTTTTCATCTGGTACCTTAATTAATTTGTCAGGACATGAATTTTTGTATGCGTAATTACTTTAAATATCTGCCTACCTAAGTGCTTAAACTTAAAATAGCTGGCCAATGTACAATATACGTATAGTtcatgtataatagtgtataatcATTGCATAATTTAGACATATTAGCTAAAAAATAAACAGTGTTGGCTATTTGCGTAAAGATTCCTTTTTATTAGTGATTGCACTCTATCTTACTGGGCCAAAGAAGAATCATATGACGACCCTTTATTGTGTAATAGCCCACGGATCCCACGGTTGAACTGGAAAAGGTTTTGTTGTTACCTTAGGCAATTCCATACCAAAATGGGAGGAGAAATTAAGATACTTTTTAGTTCAAATTCAAGGGTCAAAACAATGAGGCCTAAAACCCTTGAGATAGCCTTAAGGAATCGAGCCAAAACGGATAATACCTTGATAGTTGGACATGACCGTGACAAATTGATAACAATTTCAAACATTCTAAGTTAGTGCTAATAATAGTATCTACCTCCCTATAGTTTTAGCTATTTGTGGATTACACCGcagtaattaaaaagaaaaaaaaaaggtaaatcACCTCTAGTAGTCCTGGAAACAATGCGGATATCCCTTTACCATGAATGAAAATGAATCTTTTGCTTGTATGTTAGTATAAGTATATAAGGTCACACCTCTCTATAACAATATCTTTATATAACAGCACTTCACTATAAAAATCAAGTTTTTTGGGAACTAAATATCATGTTTTgttatataatatatgttctTTATAACAACAATTCgctataatatttaaaaatatccAGGACAAACGAGggtgttatagagaggtttgactggaAATACATACTTATTTACAACTATTCGTGGCGTAAGGGTTTAGGCAATTGAATGTCTTAATATTTGAATTTGCCCAAAAATTAAGAACAGAGTTGAACGCTATTTGAAATGTGTAGTAACTTTTTAGGAAATTATCCAGATCATAACAAACTTTTCAATATATATGAATAGAGTGAAAGAACAAGGAAAAGATTTCAAAGTAGGCTTCATATAATATTTTGGAAGTATTTTATGATTGAAAAGTTTCATTTCTAGAAAAGTAGATATCATGTTGACACAAGCCAAACAAACAAAGTTGACTACACGTACAATTTGAACCAAGGGATTTGTAGCTTCTTTGGTTGATTTGATCAAATCTTTCTAGACTTCCACTAATATTTCCAACTTTTCATATTTTAAATCATAAATTTGAAAATTATTTAAACAAACTAAATATGATAAGCTATTCACATATTTTGCTTCTAATAAACGCGTGAGCCAAATAaagatgatatatttatttttactttaaaaaGTACCTCAATAAGATGAAAGTTTGATTATAATCCAATCTGGTAGCTGTAGGGAGTCCAGTAAATGGAGAAACTCGTGGTACGAAACGTTTTTCTCTTGATAGGTCATGCGtaatataaattttaattaatcGAGCAAGTGAGTTTCCAATATCAtatacttattttttttaaaaagataaataaaacaaaaacaaaaggtggtctgaattaaagaaaaagaataagtttaaaaagaaaaagaaaggtgcGTGCATTATGAGGTCGTTGCGAAGATTTGTTCAAATATTTTTGAATTGACCTCTTCCTCTTATGTGTATGTACTTTACATTAGATATATAGACTTTTCTCTTCACTTTATGTGGTATAGAAAATTTTAAATACCACAACCCAAAAAAACGAAAGAAAAATgtaattgaaaaaaagaagaaggttgGAACATAGGATTCTTAAACAAAGCCCAAATTATTGACTTTTTCATTCGAGTAATGTTCCGTATTAGGAAACTAACGAGTATAGCTACTTTCATGCCTTCCCTATGTAAAGTAATGTTGACTCTCccccatttttttctttttttaactgAATTCAGCTTTTATATTGACTGCTAACTAACTTTGAAATATTTGATAATTTCAGAAATTCTCAAGTTTATCGCTTAAGTATGTTTCACGCGtgttttggatttttcattttacTTTGCAATTCTAGAGTTGCATCTTTTTTAGTTTATcctaaataaaatataaattgcCTTATTTCTTATAATTGAGAAGTTTTCGTGACTTAGtgagcgtttggacataagaatcgtaaaattccaagaaaaaatgaaaaaaaaattaagtaaaaatcgtgtttgaaaattagagttgtgtttggacatgaatataattttgggttgtttttaaaGTTTTatgagtgatctgagtgaaaattttaaaaaataactttttagagttttttcaaattttcgaaaatttttaaaatgcatcttcaagtgaaaattaaaaattttatgaacaaatgcTGGtttcgaaaaaaagtaaaaaaatttccaaaaaaaggaattttttttaatgtccaaatgaCCTCTTAATTACGCACAATTGAAACTTCAATGAATAATTGGTTGTTGTTCTAACTTCTATGATTTTATCTTTCTCCACTTAAATATCATGAAATAGATGATTGATACTTGCAGAATTTTGAAAAGCATCGCTTCTAGCATTGCAACTTCTTAGAGAGATAGCAAATATAGAACAACTATAACGCGTTCGTCTGCAGAATATTTAAACATGCAACGTCTCCTAACTAACAAATAATTCGTTATGCTTTTATCATTAGACCAAAAGTCCTGAAACACTTGCTTCACTATTAAATTTAATAAAATACCATAGTATTATCCTTCCATTTAATGGTAGCAATCACTTAAGGAAAAAGTTAAATTATTGGTTTGTGGTTTTTTGAAAAAGCAAAAGGATTTTCATGAGATGCATTTTATTTTTTGCCCTTTATCTTGGTGGGGTGGGGGTATGGGGgtgtgcgggggggggggggttccaaAAAAGAGACGGTAGGAAAAGTAGCAAGCAAGAATGCCCCTCATGTCTCCTAGTCAATGATTTTATCTAGAACTTTGTTTCTTATCATAAAAGATAAAGGGTAAAAAAAGAatatactttttaaaaaaaaatatttgtggACTTAGCTGATGACTCGGATACTGATGGCAAATATTTCAATACTTGAGCTTATCCTCTTCAACTTAGTGCAATTCTAAAGTCAAGACATTCATTTGAAACCATACGACAAGATAATGTCGAATCTCAGGATAAGGCCTACTTATATTTCTACAGACACATATATTCAATTCCTGAATTATTATCTTAATCTAGAGATCCTCTATTGTGACACTAGTGTTCCATTTTCTTGCCGTGCTACCTACTTAACTTTCGACACGTGTAATCTTCTCATTAGCTAATCTTATTGTTTTacatgtgtcatttattttgttGGACTGTGATGAAAATTTCTGTGTTATTAGCTGTCATAAAGCCTCAAAAGTAAAAGTGAACTATATCCACACATTATCTTTTTTCTGCATAGTCACATATATAAATGCCTTCCTAGAATACACAAAAAATCCCATGTTTTCTTTTGCATGTGCCTTTAACAGATAGACACCAAAGCTTTAGCCAACTCACAGGTTATTATTATCTCAACATATTTCTTGATCTGCTTCTTTAATTTCAAGAAATTATAAGGCAAACTTAGCTAGCAAACATGATGAAGAATCAAGATCAACAACATGAGTTATGGATGATAGATGAAGGACATGAATTAGGTAATAATGGTGAGATATACAACACCAACAGCCACTCACCTTCTTCATCAGTTTCATCATCCATTGGAGAATCATCAACAATTTCAAATGGATCAACTTGTTCATCTTCATTAGACACAACAGATGATGCATCTTCATCTCCCTCTTCATGTTCACCTAATTCTGATGAAGCTTTGTATGACTTATCATCCCTCATGGCACAATTACCTATCAAGTAAGCACTTTTATTTAAGGAATTAATTTGGTTTTTGGCACATACAAAAGTAACCTTAGGCCTTGGTGTCATGTTATAAATTGTAAAAGAGTAACAAATATAGGAAAGAAGGTCTTTTGAGGAATTACTTACAACTTAAAATGATCAATCTTGATATCTAAAATTTGATGGTGGAGTTATACTTTTTATGTATGAATATGAATATTGCAGGAGGGGATTATCCAAGTTTTATCAAGGCAAATCACAGTCATTTACATCTTTATCAAGAGTGACAAGTTTAGAGGATCTTGTTAAGAAAGAATCACCTTACAAAAGGAAAATGAAGTCTTGCAAAAGCTATGGAGCTGGATTGGATTCTTACAAGTCATATACTCTTCCAAAGCCAACTATATTGAAGAAAGCCTCAAGATTTTCAGCATCTTGTACTACTAATGGAAAGGCAAGTTTTATCAGCAGGAGCAGACCCCCTCTAATTCCTCTACATAGAACCTAGACTACTACTGTTACTGTAGTGTATCATATCAACTTAGGATATTAATCCCAACCCTCCTATCAAAACAAGTgatcagaaaaatgaaaaagaaataagaGGAGACTACTAttcaagagagagagagagagatctaGTCTAGAGAGTAAGAGAGAGATGTGTATACTTCAATTTTGTTTATGTTATTTCAGAGGTATATTTTTTTGCCCTTGCAGTTAGTTCCTTGGAAACTGGAAAAGAATAATGATAACAAGCTCTATTGTTGTTAAAGTTTGTTTAATCTTCATTCCTTATCATTCTCAGAATGAATCCATAAAGGACCTTTTTTGATATGCTTAATACTGTTTTGGAGGAAAACTGTAGAACTGCTACTCTTGGTATGCCTAATTCTCTCTAGTCTGCAAAAGATTTATGAATGAGGAATTGTGATCAAGATAATTCTCCATTTAAAGTTAAGATTCATCAATTTCCTACAAGTTACAATTAGTTGCCATTGCACTTGATGCACTACTTCACCCCTACAATTTGATCTGAAAGAAGACCAAAGAATATGAAACAACAGAGATGCTGTTTCCATTATACTAGTAACAAAAAAATCCTACAGTAGAGATATTCATCAAGGGGACATTGCAGCAATTCGACTTGAACGCCTAACTGGGGTTGTCAACACCATCTTCTTGATCTCTTCTCCATCTTTCTCCACCTGCTTTTAGAAAGCAAACAGTTAAAGATTGTAGCTTTTATCCAACTATAAGAAAGGACTCCATAAGAATTTGAACACTTTAAAAGGGGGGAAATGTTTAGCATACCTTTTTCTTGATGATCTTCTTTTCAGCTGTAAAGCTTCCATATGATGCAGAATCTGCTTTAGAGTGATCCACAACATATACATTAGTGTTGCTGTTCTCTTCTGCTTCAATAGTGTTGTTTTTCCTAACATAACTTCTGAGGGAGCTGCTGCTGACTTCTTCAAGTACCATTTCCCCTAGCAGTTCAATACTTGGAGCGCTGATTTGACTAATCTCTTTTGATGCTTCTCCCTTTGGACCAAACAAAGACGAAGCTGCTGTAATGGATCTAATGGCAGGTGTTCTCTCAAGCTGAGTAAAGTTTCTGAGATTTTCTGAAGGGTCACTCAAAGATGAAACCTTTACAACACAAGTTTCATTTTTCTCCTCTAAGACATTGAATGTCCCAGCTTGAGGAGTTTCAATAGCAGCTCTTACTTTCCTTGAAATATAGATGGTAACCAAAGATGTCACTAAAAGCACTGACAATGCAGAAACTCCAATGACAATAACTGCATCATTCAATCCAGTTTCTTTGGTTTCAGCATTCTTTGACTCTAATTCAATGTCAATATTACTGGTTTCATATTCTGTGTCAATTACTTCAGTTACTTTAAATTCTGTCTCAGTTAATTCTTCATCTACAGAGATTTCCTCCACCTGCTCAACATTGTAAGCAGCTTCTGCTTGCTCAAATTTGTAACTCGACTGAGCAGCACATTGCACGTTGGCAGAAGTACTTGAAATGTCATCAAGCAATGGCTCAACTTCTTCTTCATTCACTTCATTGGAACTAGTAACTTCACCAGCAGCTTTTGACATGATTTCCTCATCTTGGTTAGAGTCCTTCTCAAGAACTTGATCCTTCTGCAGTTGCTCATGAAAATCTTCAACTTCTTCCTCATCTACCTCATTGGAACTAGTAACTTCACCAGCAGCAGCTATTGACATGGTTTCCTCCTCTTCATCACCATGTACACTTTGATCAGTAACATTAACCACTGTGTTGTCCTGTTCAATATCAATATCTGCACTAGTTTTTTCAATATCGGCGCTTTCCACATTCAAGAACCCCACTACAACATCTTCAACGAATTCAACTGCCTTGAGTTCAATACTAGTCCCCCTTTGACTCAACTCCAGAAAACCACTTTGAGAGTACTCTAGCTGCTCCGCATGTACACTTCCACTCCCATAAATTTCATGCAAAACAGCTTCAAAGATGTTCTTTCGAATCATGCCGCCATTGTCAGAAGTCACCATAGAGTTCATGGAAGATAAATTTG
This sequence is a window from Nicotiana sylvestris chromosome 3, ASM39365v2, whole genome shotgun sequence. Protein-coding genes within it:
- the LOC104241880 gene encoding protein OXIDATIVE STRESS 3 encodes the protein MMKNQDQQHELWMIDEGHELGNNGEIYNTNSHSPSSSVSSSIGESSTISNGSTCSSSLDTTDDASSSPSSCSPNSDEALYDLSSLMAQLPIKRGLSKFYQGKSQSFTSLSRVTSLEDLVKKESPYKRKMKSCKSYGAGLDSYKSYTLPKPTILKKASRFSASCTTNGKASFISRSRPPLIPLHRT
- the LOC104241879 gene encoding uncharacterized protein isoform X2 is translated as MDGITPRKATPPLSSPNKPSAVPDRSLSGSRETNENDQPLVQKSLTKNFMSPTISAASKASVPIRKKILAERNEISSSYESHPQNKASNLGSKTSSLNSTSHHRSGKLPISNSYSYASESDDDQENNVVVDSSYKPYDPLTNDLGPRPKYLRYKPNRRRPIILDSNQEIKQGDSQESDDNEGSLEQVQDSSNLPEKHSNLEAETEEDGDNSVHEDDEEMEVVEGKWGLKELFKILLLFVFFFSGSNLSSMNSMVTSDNGGMIRKNIFEAVLHEIYGSGSVHAEQLEYSQSGFLELSQRGTSIELKAVEFVEDVVVGFLNVESADIEKTSADIDIEQDNTVVNVTDQSVHGDEEEETMSIAAAGEVTSSNEVDEEEVEDFHEQLQKDQVLEKDSNQDEEIMSKAAGEVTSSNEVNEEEVEPLLDDISSTSANVQCAAQSSYKFEQAEAAYNVEQVEEISVDEELTETEFKVTEVIDTEYETSNIDIELESKNAETKETGLNDAVIVIGVSALSVLLVTSLVTIYISRKVRAAIETPQAGTFNVLEEKNETCVVKVSSLSDPSENLRNFTQLERTPAIRSITAASSLFGPKGEASKEISQISAPSIELLGEMVLEEVSSSSLRSYVRKNNTIEAEENSNTNVYVVDHSKADSASYGSFTAEKKIIKKKVEKDGEEIKKMVLTTPVRRSSRIAAMSP
- the LOC104241879 gene encoding uncharacterized protein isoform X1; amino-acid sequence: MDGITPRKATPPLSSPNKPSAVPDRSLSGSRETNENDQPLVQKSLTKNFMSPTISAASKASVPIRKKILAERNEISSSYESHPQNKASNLGSKTSSLNSTSHHRSGKLPISNSYSYASESDDDQENNVVVDSSYKPYDPLTNDLGPRPKYLRYKPNRRRPIILDSNQEIKQGDSQESDDNEGSLEQVQDSSNLPEKHSNLEAETEEDGDNSVHEDDEEMEVVEGKWGLKELFKILLLFVFFFSGSNLSSMNSMVTSDNGGMIRKNIFEAVLHEIYGSGSVHAEQLEYSQSGFLELSQRGTSIELKAVEFVEDVVVGFLNVESADIEKTSADIDIEQDNTVVNVTDQSVHGDEEEETMSIAAAGEVTSSNEVDEEEVEDFHEQLQKDQVLEKDSNQDEEIMSKAAGEVTSSNEVNEEEVEPLLDDISSTSANVQCAAQSSYKFEQAEAAYNVEQVEEISVDEELTETEFKVTEVIDTEYETSNIDIELESKNAETKETGLNDAVIVIGVSALSVLLVTSLVTIYISRKVRAAIETPQAGTFNVLEEKNETCVVKVSSLSDPSENLRNFTQLERTPAIRSITAASSLFGPKGEASKEISQISAPSIELLGEMVLEEVSSSSLRSYVRKNNTIEAEENSNTNVYVVDHSKADSASYGSFTAEKKIIKKKQVEKDGEEIKKMVLTTPVRRSSRIAAMSP